Proteins encoded together in one Camarhynchus parvulus chromosome 12, STF_HiC, whole genome shotgun sequence window:
- the GRM2 gene encoding metabotropic glutamate receptor 2: protein MAVPLAAWLGLMHLATCLAAGHGMAGKKEISMDGDLVIGGLFPVHEKGVGSEDCGKINEHRGIQRLEAMLFALDEINKDGSILPGVKLGAHILDTCSKDTYALEQSLDFVRASLTRVDGSEHICPDGSYAVHDDVPTAITGVIGGSYSDVSIQVANLLRLFQIPQISYASTSAKLSDKSRYDYFARTVPPDFYQAKAMAEILRFFNWTYVSTVASEGDYGETGIEAFEQEARMRNICIATSEKVGRSMNKKTYDGVVRALLQKPNARVVVLFTRSEDARELLAAAQRANVSFMWVASDGWGALESVVAGSEAVAEGAITIELAAYPIKEFASYFRSLHPYNNSRNPWFREFWEQKFRCSFHTQDCSRYSLKTGKFEPESKITFVVNAVYAMAHSLHNMHRTLCPNSTKLCDAMKPVNGKRFYKDFILNVNFDAPFRPADTESVVRFDRYGDGIGRYNIFNYHHMDGRYRYQKVGYWAEGLMLDTSLIPWAETSIPVSQCSDPCKKNEIKSMQPGDICCWICIPCQPYEYLLDEFTCMDCGLGYWPNETLNGCYELPQEYIRWKDVWAIGPVTISCLGFISTLFVIGVFVKNNDTPIVKASGRELCYILLTGVLMCYSMTFIFIAKPSTGVCTLRRLGLGTSFAVCYSALLTKTNRIARIFSGVKEGVQRPRFISPTSQVVICMALISCQLIIVIIWLLVETPGTGKETEPDKRYIVTLKCNNRDSNMLISLTYNVLLIVLCTVYAFKTRKCPENFNEAKFIGFTMYTTCIIWLAFLPIFYVTSSDYRVQTTTMCISVSLSGTVVLGCLFTPKLHIILFQPQKNVASHRVGTARFSVAAASSSQSHGSASPYVPTVCNGREVVDSTTSSL from the exons ATGGCGGTGCCCTTGGCCGCCTGGCTGGGGCTGATGCACCTGGCCACCTGTCTGGCTGCTGGGCACGGCATGGCTGGCAAGAAGGAGATCAGCATGGATGGGGACCTGGTGATTGGGGGCCTCTTCCCCGTGCATGAGAAAGGAGTGGGGAGCGAAGACTGTGGCAAGATAAACGAGCACCGGGGCATTCAGCGCCTGGAGGCCATGCTCTTCGCCCTGGACGAGATCAACAAGGACGGGAGCATCCTGCCGGGGGTGAAGCTGGGTGCTCACATCCTGGACACCTGTTCCAAGGACACCTATGCCCTAGAGCAGTCCCTTGACTTCGTCCGTGCCTCCCTTACCAGGGTGGATGGTTCCGAGCACATTTGCCCCGACGGCTCCTACGCCGTCCACGATGACGTTCCCACTGCCATCACCGGCGTCATCGGCGGCTCCTACAGCGACGTTTCCATCCAG GTGGCCAACCTGCTGCGGCTCTTCCAGATCCCACAGATCAGCTATGCCTCCACCAGTGCCAAGCTCAGTGACAAGTCCCGCTATGACTACTTCGCCCGCACTGTCCCTCCAGACTTCTACCAAGCCAAAGCCATGGCAGAGATCCTCCGCTTCTTCAACTGGACCTACGTGTCCACTGTGGCCTCGGAGGGTGACTACGGGGAGACGGGGATCGAGGCCTTCGAGCAGGAAGCCCGCATGCGCAACATCTGCATCGCCACCTCCGAGAAGGTGGGGCGCTCCATGAACAAGAAGACCTACGATGGAGTGGTGCgggctctgctgcagaagcCCAATGCCAGAGTGGTCGTGCTGTTCACCCGAAGTGAAGATGcccgggagctgctggcagctgcccagAGAGCTAACGTGTCCTTCATGTGGGTGGCCAGTGATGGGTGGGGAGCCCTGGAGAGCGTGGTGGCCGGCAGCGAAGCGGTGGCAGAGGGGGCCATCACCATTGAACTGGCAGCCTACCCCATCAAGGAGTTTGCTTCCTACTTCCGTAGCCTCCACCCCTACAATAACAGCCGAAATCCCTGGTTCCGGGAGTTTTGGGAGCAGAAGTTTAGGTGCAGCTTCCACACGCAGGACTGCAGCCGGTACTCCCTCAAGACAGGCAAGTTTGAGCCAGAGTCCAAGATCACGTTTGTGGTCAATGCAGTCTATGCCATGGCTCACTCTCTGCACAACATGCACCGGACACTGTGCCCCAACTCCACCAAGCTCTGTGATGCCATGAAGCCTGTCAATGGCAAGAGGTTTTACAAGGACTTTATACTCAATGTTAATTTTGATG ctcctttcaGGCCAGCGGACACGGAGAGCGTCGTTCGGTTTGACCGCTACGGCGACGGCATCGGGCGCTACAACATCTTCAACTACCACCACATGGACGGGCGGTACCGGTACCAGAAAGTGGGCTACTGGGCAGAGGGGCTCATGCTGGACACCAGCCTCATCCCCTGGGCTGAGACCTCCATTCCTGTGTCCCAGTGCAGCGACCCCTGCAAGAAAAACGAGATCAAGAGCATGCAGCCCGGAGACATTTGCTGCTGGATCTgcatcccctgccagccctACGAGTACCTGCTGGATGAGTTCACCTGCATGGACTGTGGTCTTGGTTACTGGCCCAACGAGACCCTGAATGGCTGCTACGAGCTGCCCCAAGAGTACATCCGCTGGAAAGATGTCTGGGCCATTGGTCCCGTCACTATCTCCTGCCTGGGCTTTATCTCCACCCTCTTCGTTATCGGGGTCTTCGTGAAGAACAACGACACTCCCATCGTGAAGGCCTCTGGACGGGAGCTGTGCTACATTCTGCTGACTGGGGTCCTCATGTGCTACAGCATGACCTTCATCTTCATCGCCAAGCCCTCCACGGGGGTGTGCACGCTGCGgcgcctggggctgggcacctCCTTCGCCGTCTGCTACTCGGCCCTCCTGACCAAGACGAATCGCATCGCCAGGATCTTCAGCGGGGTGAAGGAGGGCGTCCAGCGCCCCCGCTTCATCAGCCCAACGTCACAGGTGGTCATCTGCATGGCCCTCATCTCCTGCCAGCTGATCATCGTCATCATCTGGCTGCTGGTGGAGACCCCTGGCACAGGCAAGGAGACTGAGCCTGACAAGAGGTACATTGTCACCCTCAAGTGCAACAACCGTGACTCCAACATGCTCATTTCGCTCACCTATAATGTCCTCTTGATTGTCCTCTGCACGGTCTACGCCTTCAAGACACGGAAATGTCCCGAAAACTTCAACGAGGCCAAGTTCATTGGGTTCACCATGTACACGACCTGCATCATCTGGCTGGCCTTCCTGCCCATCTTCTACGTGACCTCCAGCGACTACCGT GTCCAGACCACCACCATGTGCATCTCGGTGAGCCTCAGCGGCACCGTGGTCCTCGGCTGCCTCTTCACCCCCAAGCTGCACATCATCCTCTTCCAGCCGCAGAAGAACGTGGCCAGCCACCGCGTGGGGACCGCTCGGTTCAGCgtggcagcagccagctccagccagtCCCACG GCTCAGCCTCGCCGTACGTGCCCACGGTGTGCAATGGCCGTGAGGTGGTGGATTCCACAACGTCATCCTTGTGA
- the RRP9 gene encoding U3 small nucleolar RNA-interacting protein 2, translating into MAAAAGGRRAKAPRGAAARRRTRPAAPGADGRPRATAGRPADEEVSSDSETESPLLGRRRREAAEEEVEETPQEKKLRLAKQYLEELRQLEEERAEDEEELEPADLIGDRLKEDVLEQRGRLQRLVAKDVQPPDPARIRVLRGHQLPVTCLVISPDDRFIFSASKDGSLIKWEVDSGKRLCVVPGGKKGTEERHMGHASQVLCMAISSDGKYLATGDRNKLIMIWDAATCKRLHIFTGHRDAVSGLSFRKGTHQLYSASHDRCVKVWDVAENAYVETLFGHQDIITGLDSLSRECCVTAGGRDGTVRLWKIPEESQLVFSGHQGSIDCIQLINEEHMVSGADDGSVALWGLTKKKPLALARQAHGEQGTQGLQQPCWISAVAALRNSDLLATGSHSGSVKLWKCGEGFRKLEHLLDIPLVGFVNSLKFSAAGDFLVAGIGQEHRLGRWWRIKEAKNSICIIPLKQKTTASSPESPGSS; encoded by the exons atggcggcggcggcgggcggcagGCGGGCCAAGGCTCCGCGCggagcggcggcgcggcggcggaCACGGCCGGCG GCACCGGGCGCCGATGGGAGACCGCGGGCGACGGCCGGTCGGCCCGCCGACGAGGAAGTGTCCAGTGATTCCGAGACAGAGAG CCCGTTGctggggcggcggcggcgagaGGCAGcggaggaggaggtggaggagacGCCGCAGGAGAAGAAGCTGCGCTTGGCCAAGCAGTACCTGGAGGAGCTCCGGCAGCTCG AGGAGGAGCGGGCGGAGGACGAGGAGGAGCTCGAGCCGGCGGATCTCATCGGCGACCGCCTGAAGGAGGACGTG ctggagcagagaggcCGGCTGCAGCGCCTGGTCGCCAAAGAT gtACAGCCTCCAGATCCAGCCAGGATCCGTGTGCTGCGGGGACACCAGCTGCCTGTTACCTGCCTCGTCATCTCTCCTGATGACAGattcattttttctgcttccaagGACGGCTCCCTCATCAAAT GGGAGGTGGACAGTGGGAAGAGGCTGTGCGTGGTGCCCGGGGGGAAGAAGGGCACGGAGGAGCGGCACATGGGGCACGCGTCCCAGGTCCTTTGCATGGCCATTTCATCGGACGGCAAGTACCTG gctaCGGGAGACAGGAACAAGCTGATCATGATCTGGGATGCAGCCACCTGCAAGCGCCTGCACATCTTCACGGGGCACCGCGACGCCGTCTCG ggcctGTCCTTCCGAAAGGGCACACACCAGCTGTACAGCGCTTCCCACGACCGCTGCGTCAAGGTCTGGGACGTGGCTGAGAACGCATACGTGGAGACCCT GTTTGGGCACCAGGACATCATCACAGGGCTGGACAGCCTGAGCCGGGAGTGCTGTGTGACAGCGGGGGGACGCGACGGCACCGTGCGGCTCTGGAAGATCCCTGAGGAGTCACAGCTCGTCTTCTCTGGGCACCA GGGTTCCATCGACTGTATCCAGCTCATCAACGAGGAGCACATGGTGTCTGGTGCAGATGATGG GTCTGTAGCCCTGTGGGGGCTGACGAAGAAGAAGCCGCTGGCGCTGGCCCGGCAGGCGCACGGGGAGCAGGGCACCCAgggcctgcagcagccctgctggatCTCAGCCGTGGCTGCCCTGCGCAACAGTGACCTCCTGGCCACAG GGTCCCACAGCGGCAGCGTGAAGCTCTGGAAGTGTGGTGAAGGATTTCGGAAGCTGGAGCACCTCTTGGACATCCCCTTG gtgGGTTTTGTCAACAGCCTCAAGTTCTCAGCAGCTGGTGACTTCCTGGTGGCTGGCATCGGGCAGGAGCACCG GCTGGGACGGTGGTGGAGAATCAAAGAGGCCAAAAACAGCATCTGCATCATCCCCCTGAAGCAGAAGACcacagcctccagccctgaatCCCCTGGCAGCTCCTAG